The following proteins come from a genomic window of Leptospiraceae bacterium:
- a CDS encoding EscU/YscU/HrcU family type III secretion system export apparatus switch protein, with amino-acid sequence MNAVALKFIPEKDNAPIVVASGTGYLGEKIKEIADANNVPIVKDEFLASTLMRVPVGHEIPESLYKAVATVFSFLYKLENELK; translated from the coding sequence ATGAATGCAGTTGCCTTAAAATTTATCCCTGAAAAAGATAACGCACCTATTGTTGTAGCTAGTGGTACGGGCTATTTAGGGGAAAAAATTAAAGAAATTGCGGACGCTAATAATGTCCCAATAGTAAAAGACGAATTTTTAGCGTCTACTTTAATGCGGGTTCCAGTGGGACATGAAATCCCAGAATCCTTGTATAAGGCTGTTGCAACTGTTTTCAGCTTTTTATATAAACTAGAAAATGAATTGAAATAG
- a CDS encoding ribonuclease HII, with protein MQTKYRFQPEEFSFSETLVVCGIDEAGRGPLAGPLSVALVAFSKPKLLEILEGKILIGLNDSKKLSEKKRESLYEEIYFSADLIVHQFVSNKFIDKHGMSYSIFSAVQKLIKKTKLPNPYLLIDGNYNFKKHQLENKFPFSYKSIIKGDSKVASIAAASIIAKVKRDRYMNSVSAKFPGYGFEGHKGYGTAFHITKIKELGYTPIHRMSFQLKAGAHGI; from the coding sequence ATACAGACAAAGTATCGATTCCAGCCGGAAGAATTTTCTTTTTCGGAAACTCTTGTGGTCTGTGGAATCGATGAAGCAGGTAGAGGACCTTTAGCAGGCCCCCTATCTGTTGCCTTAGTTGCATTTTCTAAACCAAAACTTCTTGAAATCCTTGAAGGAAAAATCCTCATAGGATTAAATGATTCCAAAAAACTATCAGAAAAAAAAAGAGAATCTCTTTACGAAGAAATTTATTTTTCTGCTGACTTAATTGTGCATCAGTTTGTTAGTAATAAATTTATTGACAAACACGGAATGTCCTATTCTATTTTTTCTGCTGTGCAAAAACTGATAAAAAAAACAAAATTACCTAATCCTTATTTATTGATTGATGGGAATTACAATTTCAAGAAACATCAATTAGAAAACAAATTTCCCTTCTCTTATAAATCGATCATAAAAGGAGACTCTAAAGTTGCATCGATCGCAGCAGCTTCTATTATCGCAAAAGTCAAAAGGGATCGCTATATGAATTCTGTTTCTGCCAAATTCCCAGGTTATGGATTTGAAGGTCATAAAGGATACGGAACAGCTTTTCATATAACTAAAATTAAAGAGTTAGGTTATACGCCGATACATAGAATGTCTTTTCAGCTTAAGGCTGGCGCGCATGGAATTTAA
- the rplS gene encoding 50S ribosomal protein L19 yields MNHEIAKLFESDMNRREINFSIGDTVKVHYKIVESGKERTQIYEGVVISIANKMNDKSFNVRRVSYDVGVERIFPLYSPKISKIELVRKGHVRRAKLYFLREKSGKNARIKELRGGQAIVQAERKREKELANSQKESAATDTQVTAAA; encoded by the coding sequence ATGAACCACGAGATCGCAAAATTATTTGAATCAGACATGAATAGAAGAGAAATTAATTTTTCTATTGGAGATACTGTAAAAGTACACTATAAAATTGTTGAGTCAGGAAAAGAAAGAACACAGATTTACGAAGGTGTTGTGATTTCCATTGCTAATAAAATGAATGATAAATCCTTTAATGTAAGAAGAGTTTCTTATGACGTTGGTGTAGAAAGAATTTTTCCTCTTTATTCTCCAAAGATTTCTAAAATTGAGCTCGTCCGTAAAGGCCATGTTAGAAGAGCGAAACTATATTTCTTACGTGAAAAATCTGGTAAGAATGCGCGTATTAAAGAGTTACGTGGTGGACAAGCTATTGTCCAAGCAGAACGTAAAAGAGAAAAAGAATTGGCAAATTCCCAAAAAGAATCTGCCGCAACTGATACACAAGTTACAGCAGCAGCATAG
- the trmD gene encoding tRNA (guanosine(37)-N1)-methyltransferase TrmD, producing the protein MQINFITLFPSKIHAYFAEGLPKKAIEKGVFQINVINLRDFSNDKFGRVDDTVYGGGPGMLLKVEPIHKALLALGDAKGTVCLMSPSGLPYTQKMAADFAEKKNNITFLSGYYEGIDHRVTEHLVDVELSLGNYVLSSGDLPSLCVSDSVIRLLPGFMGDSYGSLVDESHNQEGQLEYPQYTKPQSYNEWLVPDVLISGNHSEISKWKEKNRKKTNR; encoded by the coding sequence TTGCAGATTAATTTTATAACTTTATTTCCGAGTAAAATCCATGCCTATTTTGCGGAAGGATTGCCTAAAAAGGCGATAGAAAAAGGTGTTTTTCAAATCAATGTAATAAACCTTCGAGATTTCTCAAATGATAAATTTGGCCGTGTAGACGATACCGTGTATGGTGGCGGTCCTGGTATGCTACTCAAAGTTGAGCCTATTCACAAGGCTCTCCTTGCTTTAGGAGATGCCAAGGGAACAGTTTGTCTAATGAGCCCGAGTGGCCTTCCCTATACTCAAAAAATGGCTGCAGATTTTGCGGAAAAGAAAAACAACATAACGTTTCTATCTGGTTATTACGAAGGAATAGATCATAGGGTTACAGAACATTTAGTTGACGTAGAACTAAGCCTTGGAAATTATGTTCTTTCATCGGGAGATTTGCCATCACTTTGTGTTTCCGATTCAGTGATAAGGCTTTTACCCGGGTTTATGGGAGACTCATACGGAAGTCTTGTGGATGAATCCCATAATCAGGAAGGGCAATTAGAATACCCTCAATATACTAAGCCACAGAGCTACAATGAATGGTTGGTTCCGGATGTGTTAATCAGCGGGAATCATTCTGAAATTAGTAAATGGAAAGAGAAGAATAGAAAAAAAACGAATCGTTAA
- the rimM gene encoding 16S rRNA processing protein RimM — MIDDFISIGKITSTFGLKGFLKVASSGDILSSLQTNSQVYISHNDQLRPFKIQSIRKEKNIHILSIEGFRKIEESEKLIGKIIYFPKKDTETLLEPGEFFTHQLLGFIPYTGEVIYSNFKLQEVLENPVHPILLFTDGTTEVLIPFINQFVGLVNLESQRIEILNWEDWLFAD; from the coding sequence TTGATTGATGATTTTATTTCCATAGGAAAAATCACCTCTACTTTCGGTCTAAAAGGCTTTTTGAAAGTTGCTAGTAGCGGTGATATTCTTTCCTCCCTCCAAACTAATTCACAAGTTTACATTTCTCATAATGATCAGCTGAGACCTTTCAAAATACAAAGTATACGAAAGGAGAAAAATATCCATATCCTTTCCATAGAAGGTTTTCGAAAAATTGAAGAATCAGAAAAACTAATTGGAAAGATTATCTATTTTCCCAAAAAAGATACAGAGACATTGTTAGAACCAGGGGAATTTTTTACACATCAATTGTTAGGATTCATACCTTATACGGGCGAGGTTATTTATTCCAATTTTAAGCTCCAAGAAGTATTGGAAAATCCAGTTCACCCTATTTTACTTTTCACGGATGGTACGACAGAAGTTTTAATTCCTTTTATTAATCAATTTGTAGGTCTAGTAAATTTAGAAAGTCAGAGGATTGAAATTCTGAATTGGGAGGACTGGCTTTTTGCAGATTAA
- a CDS encoding KH domain-containing protein translates to MHSEALLRYIVSFLVDKPEAVNVREVEAEEETILELIVAPEDIGKVIGRNGRIAKSLRTLIAASSAKEGKNYSLEIID, encoded by the coding sequence ATGCATTCAGAAGCATTACTTAGATATATTGTCTCCTTTTTAGTTGATAAACCAGAAGCGGTCAATGTCAGAGAAGTGGAAGCAGAAGAGGAAACTATTTTAGAGCTAATCGTCGCACCCGAAGACATTGGGAAAGTGATTGGCAGAAATGGCAGAATCGCAAAATCTCTCAGAACTTTAATTGCTGCTTCCAGCGCAAAAGAAGGAAAGAATTACAGTTTAGAAATCATTGATTGA
- the rpsP gene encoding 30S ribosomal protein S16, producing the protein MVKLRLQRTGTKNEPHYRIVAADSRFPRDGRFIDVVGQYHPINKTNQVVINDEKTISWLKKGAQPTNTVKDLFRKSGVWSKFKAK; encoded by the coding sequence TTGGTTAAACTTAGATTACAAAGAACTGGAACAAAAAACGAACCTCATTATAGAATTGTGGCTGCAGATAGCAGATTCCCTAGAGATGGAAGATTTATTGATGTAGTAGGTCAATACCACCCAATTAATAAAACAAACCAAGTAGTGATCAACGATGAAAAAACAATTAGCTGGCTTAAAAAAGGTGCACAGCCTACGAACACAGTAAAAGATTTATTTAGAAAGTCTGGTGTTTGGAGTAAATTCAAAGCTAAATAA
- the rpe gene encoding ribulose-phosphate 3-epimerase — protein sequence MKISASILATPLISLASLVPKFKPKAIDYIHMDIMDGNFVPQISFGEALTEEVGKLTSIPLDVHLMVNNPEFHVPKYYKLKPEIITFHREATHFPIRLAEDIRKQGIKVGIALNPATPVYMIEDCLPYIDLILIMTVEPGFYGQSFVKSGLEKINRAKEIIGSYPIQLEVDGGVNSDNIGKLSDIGVNICVAGSSVFKAGKPNESALALKKLTNS from the coding sequence ATGAAAATATCAGCATCCATTTTAGCAACCCCCTTAATCTCTTTAGCTTCCTTAGTCCCAAAGTTTAAGCCTAAGGCTATTGATTATATACATATGGATATAATGGACGGGAATTTTGTGCCTCAAATTAGTTTTGGAGAAGCACTCACAGAGGAAGTAGGTAAACTAACCAGTATTCCACTAGACGTTCATTTGATGGTAAATAATCCTGAATTTCACGTTCCAAAGTATTATAAACTAAAACCTGAGATTATCACATTTCATCGCGAGGCAACCCACTTTCCGATTCGTTTGGCGGAAGATATTCGTAAACAAGGGATAAAAGTTGGCATAGCCTTAAATCCTGCCACTCCAGTCTATATGATCGAGGACTGCCTCCCTTACATTGATTTGATTTTGATTATGACTGTAGAGCCTGGTTTTTATGGGCAGAGTTTTGTAAAAAGTGGCCTTGAAAAAATTAATCGTGCAAAAGAAATCATTGGTTCCTATCCAATTCAACTAGAAGTGGATGGGGGTGTGAACTCTGACAATATTGGTAAATTATCAGACATAGGTGTCAATATTTGTGTAGCTGGATCTTCTGTTTTTAAAGCTGGAAAGCCAAATGAAAGTGCTTTAGCTCTTAAAAAGTTGACAAATAGCTAG
- a CDS encoding PASTA domain-containing protein, giving the protein MKEFLNKLKVVPALGYILFIITGLIVFFIAAFLVVLLRTKSSSSIVMPDLVGQQYVEVHNELMRLRLKVRIENKRFPEKNDGEILYQSISAGKNVEAGSKLYLTVNTGVDRVTMPDLKGQTLNNAKAALDKVLSGETYVSLMIGGITYVPVSEGQSPETVVGQIPEPDKVITTREKIFLLVTEPDVKDKSSRIDDYKGLPFPLVSKILNVRKLKYKVSEILPTKDKRENGLIESYTSDSNGTYSFKVYFFEQENKVQSGYEKVTYKVDSSKPYKLQIQKMDDDSSIQNLFEDIPFQKEEELKFVFYREGDIRISVIGMDGEKEKSIKFRSDL; this is encoded by the coding sequence TTGAAAGAATTTTTAAATAAGTTAAAAGTAGTTCCAGCTCTTGGTTATATTTTGTTTATCATAACTGGACTCATAGTTTTTTTTATCGCGGCATTCCTTGTTGTTTTACTTAGAACTAAGAGTTCCTCCAGTATCGTTATGCCAGATTTAGTTGGGCAACAATATGTAGAAGTCCACAATGAGCTCATGCGACTCAGACTAAAAGTCAGAATTGAAAATAAACGTTTTCCAGAAAAGAATGACGGAGAAATTTTATACCAGTCTATTTCTGCAGGAAAAAATGTGGAAGCTGGTTCCAAACTTTATCTCACTGTAAACACTGGTGTGGATAGAGTTACAATGCCTGATTTAAAAGGACAGACTCTAAACAATGCCAAAGCTGCATTGGATAAAGTACTTTCTGGTGAAACCTATGTAAGTTTAATGATTGGTGGTATTACGTATGTCCCTGTATCGGAAGGGCAATCTCCGGAAACGGTTGTTGGTCAAATTCCGGAACCAGATAAAGTAATCACAACTCGCGAAAAAATATTTCTATTAGTCACCGAGCCAGATGTGAAAGATAAATCTTCTCGAATTGACGATTATAAAGGTCTTCCGTTTCCCCTTGTATCTAAAATTCTAAATGTCAGAAAACTCAAATACAAAGTATCAGAAATTTTACCTACCAAAGATAAACGAGAAAATGGGCTTATTGAATCCTACACAAGTGATTCCAATGGCACTTATAGTTTTAAAGTTTATTTCTTTGAGCAGGAAAACAAAGTTCAAAGTGGATACGAAAAAGTAACATACAAAGTAGATAGTTCTAAACCTTACAAGCTTCAAATTCAAAAAATGGATGATGATTCTTCGATACAGAATTTATTTGAAGACATTCCGTTTCAAAAAGAGGAAGAGCTAAAATTTGTTTTCTATCGAGAAGGAGATATTCGTATCTCTGTAATTGGTATGGACGGTGAAAAAGAAAAATCTATCAAATTTAGGAGTGATTTATAA
- the fmt gene encoding methionyl-tRNA formyltransferase: MKIGYFGTPEHSAKLLSALIKEGYEVSFVATNMDKPIGRDKNPTPSPVKKTALDNSIPVLQFSSIRNESAIEEINSFSVDIYIVFAYGYIIPKEIFNFPRLGTINLHGSLLPEYRGASPVQSAILDGKKETGATLQYITEELDAGDIISQVTVLISQEDTFGTLLEKITELGIQDILRILKTKTDSKFFARPQDHANATHCKKIKPDDRKLDFSEPAEFLFNKIRAFNPGYICYTSFRGKRLNIYSVKLQQDKLESVLNKPGTLHLLNKKTIAVECGDSKILILESLQPENKKVMSSVDFINGNKPQTGEIFL, encoded by the coding sequence ATGAAAATAGGCTATTTTGGAACTCCGGAGCATTCAGCTAAATTACTGAGTGCTTTAATAAAGGAAGGGTATGAAGTTTCTTTCGTCGCGACTAATATGGATAAACCTATTGGTCGTGATAAAAATCCGACCCCTTCGCCTGTAAAAAAAACAGCATTAGATAATTCGATTCCAGTTTTACAATTTTCTAGTATTCGAAACGAGTCGGCGATAGAGGAAATAAATTCTTTCTCAGTTGATATTTACATAGTATTTGCATATGGTTATATTATTCCAAAAGAGATTTTTAATTTTCCGAGGTTAGGCACAATTAACCTCCACGGAAGTCTACTTCCCGAATACCGCGGAGCATCTCCGGTTCAGTCTGCCATTTTAGATGGGAAAAAAGAAACCGGTGCGACTCTGCAATACATTACCGAAGAATTAGATGCAGGAGATATAATTAGTCAAGTTACAGTTCTCATTTCGCAAGAAGATACTTTTGGAACTTTACTTGAGAAAATTACGGAACTAGGAATTCAAGATATACTACGAATTCTAAAAACAAAAACGGATTCTAAGTTTTTTGCTAGACCACAAGACCACGCAAATGCGACCCATTGTAAAAAAATAAAACCCGACGATCGAAAACTAGATTTCTCTGAGCCTGCGGAGTTTTTATTTAACAAGATTCGTGCATTTAATCCCGGGTATATATGTTACACTAGTTTTCGGGGAAAGAGGCTGAATATTTATTCTGTTAAACTTCAACAGGATAAATTGGAATCGGTTTTGAATAAACCGGGAACCCTGCATCTCTTGAATAAAAAAACAATCGCAGTCGAGTGTGGAGATTCTAAAATTTTAATTCTTGAATCCCTTCAGCCAGAAAATAAGAAGGTAATGTCCTCTGTGGACTTTATCAATGGCAATAAGCCTCAAACGGGAGAAATTTTCCTTTGA
- a CDS encoding flotillin family protein, whose product MGEILGIFSVPILIGTSVAYFLVKRYRRCPSNKILVIYGRVGKDKSAICIHGGGTFVWPLIQDSQFLSLEPMTIEINLTGALSKQNIRINTPSTFTVGISTDPSLMGNAAERLLSLSDSQIKTQAEDIILGQLRLVIATLDIEEINQNREKFLAQINENVTTELNKLGLTLINVNIKDLTDESGYIEAIGKKAAAEAINQAKIEVSNQEKFGATGQAKATRERDVEVAKETAESLKGQKEADIDQMIRVAELDALGASKQAEAIKNKEINISIQQAEAEKGKKEAEANKRISVSDFEFKAVEGEKVADQKKRIAVAENNALAVDGENKSRAKVAESNAELAKRESEALRVGEVAKANAATEISKAEKEAEVAKLEKTQLAQQEVEKKRIEVESEAEAEKIRRIAKGEADATLFKFKAEAEGLQSLLEAKAEGYKRIITASNGDAGLAATLLVIEKMEAIVGKQVEAISNLKIDKITVWDSGNGVGGNGSSTANFLKGFIGALPPLQELAKQAGIELPEYLGKLTEVDKKDKPKGTAKE is encoded by the coding sequence ATGGGAGAAATTTTAGGTATATTTTCTGTTCCAATTTTGATTGGAACCTCAGTGGCGTATTTTTTAGTTAAGAGATATAGACGTTGTCCTTCTAATAAAATTTTAGTCATTTACGGTCGGGTTGGAAAAGACAAAAGTGCGATTTGTATTCATGGTGGCGGAACATTTGTCTGGCCATTGATTCAGGATTCTCAGTTTTTAAGTCTCGAACCTATGACGATCGAAATTAATCTTACTGGAGCTCTTTCGAAGCAAAATATTCGTATCAATACTCCAAGCACTTTTACAGTGGGAATCTCCACCGATCCAAGTTTAATGGGAAATGCAGCAGAGCGGCTACTCAGTTTATCCGACTCCCAAATCAAAACCCAAGCAGAAGATATTATTTTAGGTCAACTTCGTCTTGTAATTGCAACTCTCGATATAGAAGAAATCAATCAGAATCGGGAAAAATTCCTCGCTCAAATCAACGAAAACGTTACCACCGAGCTAAACAAATTGGGGCTAACACTGATTAACGTCAACATCAAAGACTTAACCGACGAGTCAGGCTACATCGAAGCGATTGGAAAAAAAGCGGCCGCAGAAGCTATTAATCAGGCAAAAATTGAAGTATCTAATCAGGAAAAATTTGGGGCAACAGGGCAAGCAAAAGCAACTCGCGAAAGAGACGTAGAAGTCGCAAAAGAAACTGCAGAATCTCTCAAAGGACAAAAAGAAGCTGACATCGACCAAATGATTCGTGTTGCCGAACTAGATGCGTTAGGTGCATCTAAACAAGCCGAAGCAATAAAAAACAAAGAAATCAATATCTCCATCCAGCAAGCAGAAGCCGAAAAAGGAAAAAAAGAAGCAGAAGCAAATAAACGTATTAGTGTGTCTGATTTCGAATTTAAAGCTGTAGAAGGGGAGAAAGTTGCAGATCAGAAAAAACGTATTGCCGTCGCTGAAAACAATGCTTTAGCCGTTGATGGAGAGAATAAATCTAGAGCAAAAGTTGCTGAGTCTAATGCTGAGTTGGCGAAGCGAGAATCCGAAGCACTGAGAGTCGGAGAAGTCGCTAAAGCGAATGCCGCAACAGAGATATCTAAAGCAGAAAAAGAAGCTGAAGTTGCAAAATTAGAAAAAACACAATTAGCCCAACAAGAAGTTGAGAAAAAAAGAATCGAAGTGGAATCCGAAGCCGAGGCTGAAAAAATCCGACGTATTGCAAAAGGAGAAGCTGACGCAACTTTATTTAAATTCAAAGCTGAAGCGGAAGGTTTGCAGTCATTACTCGAAGCAAAAGCAGAAGGTTATAAACGAATTATAACTGCCTCTAACGGAGATGCAGGGCTAGCCGCTACCCTTCTGGTAATAGAAAAAATGGAAGCAATAGTTGGTAAACAAGTAGAAGCAATTTCCAATCTCAAAATCGACAAAATCACAGTTTGGGATTCTGGAAATGGAGTAGGGGGTAATGGAAGTTCTACCGCTAATTTCCTAAAAGGGTTTATCGGCGCACTTCCACCACTACAAGAGTTAGCAAAACAAGCTGGCATTGAGCTTCCCGAATACCTCGGTAAACTAACTGAAGTAGATAAAAAAGACAAACCTAAAGGAACAGCTAAAGAGTAA
- a CDS encoding DUF1564 family protein, whose translation MKIFYTPTFFNTCNNLAEPQRNSTLLIPADLFDFWNQKSGCNNVNSRDYLHLLLKKYRFLVYNGLLEKSENLMTNYQVEGLGLQKVAIRPYPEDWAELKQLKAFFNKSICLIVVFLVMLDSLGVAESIPDQLARFGVPIESHFRLCTKTFLTRKNFSYRREMQYRRDKYHKKV comes from the coding sequence ATGAAGATTTTTTATACACCAACATTTTTCAACACATGCAATAATTTAGCTGAACCGCAACGCAATTCCACTCTCCTAATTCCAGCAGATTTGTTCGATTTTTGGAATCAAAAATCCGGCTGTAACAATGTCAACTCTAGGGATTATCTACATTTGCTGCTCAAAAAATATCGATTCCTAGTTTATAACGGCCTCCTTGAAAAATCAGAAAATTTGATGACTAATTACCAAGTAGAAGGTCTTGGTCTCCAAAAAGTGGCTATTCGTCCTTATCCGGAAGATTGGGCTGAATTAAAACAACTCAAGGCATTCTTTAACAAAAGCATTTGCCTTATTGTAGTCTTTTTGGTAATGCTTGACTCTTTAGGAGTAGCCGAATCCATTCCCGATCAACTAGCCAGATTCGGAGTTCCGATAGAATCGCATTTTCGGTTGTGCACTAAAACTTTTCTTACTAGGAAAAATTTCTCCTATAGGAGGGAAATGCAATATCGGAGAGATAAGTATCACAAAAAAGTCTAA
- the lptC gene encoding LPS export ABC transporter periplasmic protein LptC, which translates to MKKQKLLYISIFLALFACKNKTSLRIENELESGSTISLRNFKRDAFNEKGELLWNLKAKEAFVYVGENKSIFYGLDFDQYENGKIKSKLSGDRGEINQKDKKLIVSGNIKLVAEDSRHLMADELVYDLETESLVSEKPVTIIMKGTTIRGIGLQADKGLNKVKILKPAGVSSDNPLEKKGNLLPATP; encoded by the coding sequence ATGAAAAAACAGAAGCTTTTATATATATCAATTTTTTTAGCCTTATTTGCTTGTAAAAATAAAACGAGCCTAAGAATCGAAAATGAACTAGAATCAGGATCAACAATTAGCCTCCGCAATTTTAAAAGAGATGCCTTTAATGAAAAGGGGGAACTTCTTTGGAATTTAAAGGCAAAAGAAGCATTTGTGTATGTCGGCGAAAATAAATCTATATTTTACGGACTAGATTTCGATCAATACGAAAATGGAAAAATTAAATCAAAATTATCCGGAGACCGTGGTGAAATAAATCAGAAGGACAAAAAATTAATCGTTAGTGGAAATATCAAATTAGTTGCAGAAGATAGTCGTCATCTAATGGCTGATGAACTAGTTTATGATTTAGAAACTGAAAGCCTCGTTAGTGAAAAACCAGTCACGATTATCATGAAAGGCACTACTATAAGAGGGATAGGTTTACAGGCAGACAAAGGTTTAAACAAAGTAAAAATTTTAAAACCAGCCGGGGTTAGTAGTGATAATCCACTTGAAAAAAAAGGAAACTTGCTTCCAGCAACCCCTTAA
- a CDS encoding cyclic nucleotide-binding domain-containing protein, protein MAILLFIREQIRFSVINRKMIGDHKFSKKKRLPSEFEVLQDKGKSTLILELQGQLFFGTTDQLYSVLESYLGNTKYFILDMRKVLSIDFTAFHMFTIIYSRILANGGFLFFSSIPIDLSSGKNIRTYFGNFGFSENTSLRYFDDLDSALEFVEDEILTEVFSNYRMSGNEMKLSEFEFFNGVAPTLMKKMEKYFHPKKIQNGKFIFSKGDEGDEIYFIRKGDVKILIPLAFNQNVLITIFSQGDFFGDIAFLDSDCRSANAVADGDVSLYYLSKKEFEKIVKKYPELGSLFYEKLARAISTRLRLTDVELIASRQN, encoded by the coding sequence ATGGCGATATTACTTTTTATTCGAGAACAAATTCGTTTTTCAGTTATCAATAGAAAAATGATTGGAGATCATAAATTTTCTAAGAAAAAAAGACTTCCGTCTGAATTTGAAGTACTACAGGATAAGGGCAAATCGACATTAATTTTAGAGTTACAAGGGCAACTATTTTTTGGAACTACGGATCAATTGTATTCTGTATTAGAATCTTATCTTGGAAATACTAAGTATTTTATATTGGATATGAGAAAAGTATTGTCTATAGATTTTACTGCATTTCATATGTTTACGATAATTTATTCTCGAATATTGGCCAATGGTGGTTTTTTGTTTTTTAGTTCGATCCCAATTGATTTATCCTCTGGAAAAAATATAAGAACTTATTTTGGTAATTTTGGTTTTTCGGAAAATACAAGTCTTCGATATTTTGATGATTTAGATTCCGCTCTTGAGTTTGTTGAAGATGAAATCCTAACGGAAGTTTTTTCTAATTACAGAATGTCAGGAAACGAAATGAAGTTATCTGAGTTTGAGTTTTTTAATGGCGTGGCACCAACTTTAATGAAAAAAATGGAAAAATACTTTCACCCAAAGAAAATTCAAAATGGAAAATTCATATTTAGTAAAGGAGATGAAGGGGATGAAATATATTTTATCAGAAAGGGAGATGTTAAAATATTAATTCCGTTGGCATTTAATCAAAATGTATTGATTACCATTTTCTCGCAGGGAGATTTTTTTGGTGATATAGCATTTTTAGATTCTGATTGTAGGTCTGCAAACGCTGTAGCTGATGGAGATGTTTCTCTATATTATCTTTCCAAAAAGGAATTTGAAAAAATTGTAAAAAAGTATCCAGAACTAGGTAGTTTATTTTATGAGAAATTGGCACGAGCCATTTCTACTCGATTGCGGCTAACAGACGTTGAACTCATTGCATCTAGACAGAATTAA